The DNA region GAAGATCTCAAAGGACGCCAAGGAGACGGTGCAAGAGTGTGTTTGGTTGGTTGATGGAATCGGAGTGGTTGTGAGAAATGGAAAGAGAGAAATCTGGTTGAAACACTTGGGTCTGCAAATGAAGCTGAAGGATCCAAACTCAGAAGAGCAACAAGTTTGACCCGACTAAAAAATATACGGGTCAGATTGGATTTCCTGCGGGTTGGGTCGGACTAGGCCCAAATTTGATTCGGCTGGGTCGGTGTGCAGGCCTATTTAATGGTATATGATAAATTTATaccgataaaaataaatattatagtgTTCTGCATCGtgcatatctctctctctctctcacttaaaGTCGAAGTTGTCACAACTTGAAATTTTTTACTTTGTGTCAATCTCTCACTTCAACTCCTCAAGATCTGATAATAGGAGGGGATCTCTTTTCAACCAAGATGTTTGGCCCTACATAAATAACTATCACCATACACAGACAAAGTCGgatgaattttcaaattctGCCAAATCTTCGTCTCCTCGGTTGAGCGTTTGCTTCGACTCATTGGCGATCAAAACCGCAAGCAATTAAAAGtggtaaaaaaatgaaaatcctcCCTCCTCCCTTCATCTCGACACAAGATTTTACAATGTGGCCAAAAGTTTCAGGCAACGACTTCGAATATATTTGTGGTGTTTGCACAAAAAGGAagttattttaacaattttaagattgaacaattttaaaatgtacAAGTTAGtgcattcatttaaaaaaaaaattaataaatttataattcatgggaaaaaattcacaatctttttttttttttttaaaaagaaaacaaagtttgCATACTTTAAATTTGTATCTAGATAACTCCAGTTTAGATACCACAAATCATGTCATTAAGccttattttagttgtttacatATACTTGAATCATCGTACAATTTGTCTTACAGAAACTCTATTTCCACATGGGCTTGAGGAACCCAGCATACACGTCCATCCACGTGTAACAATGAAATTGGGCATTTCATTGTTACACAGCTAGGTTGAAATGCAGTGATTCTCAAATGGCTCATATAAGATTCGGCAACTCCCTGGGTGCATGCTTTTTCGCATTCTaaaacttcatcttcttctaatatgCTTCTTCTCAGTGCTGGGAGTTCCCTGAAGGATGAAGAtatatttgcaaaatttttctttagttatTTGTTAATAATCTCAAGGCTTTCAAATGCATCCAAGCAATGGTATCAAGTTGAGATTCATGCTTCAAGAGCAGGGGCATGGATAAGTGTTCCAATCCCTACGCTGACTTCTATATTATACTACTACATAAATTTTGAATTCTTATTCCGTTATTCTCCCTTTCCTCTCTTTTGCTCTCTCTAGTTTAAACTTTCAAAACCCCCTTCTTCTCTAGATGCAATTGTAAAGTTAAAAATAGTAGAAATGCAAAGCAGAGGAATATTTTGATTGGTAGCTGAACGATCTACCAAGATGGGGGGTTCAACGGCAATTCCTGTGCAGATTCTCCAGAGCGGGATGGATTTTGCCACTTAATAGGTTAGATTTGCTTCTCTTTCGGATttgaaatatgttttacaaatcaatttttgttttttttttaaataatatattagctGACATCAACAATTCCGCAAAAGGTACCCACCGGCCCGTACCTGCAGCAGAACTGTTTATCTCACTGAGAACTTCAGTAAACAAAGTCGGAAGATATTTcactaaaacataaaaatacaaCATCGTCTTAAATTAACACTGACATATTTCAGTCGGATGTTTTGGGAGAATTTGAAGGACTACGCAAAGTCAAGGATCAGGTTGCCATAAGAATATGCCTGATCCCTTGTATATACATGCATGCGGGGCGATGAATATCGCAAGAATATAAGTTATGCTCTACTGTGAGGTGGCAGTTTGCACCGCAGCAACCGTGGAGACCATGGAGTCGACCCCGCAGATATTGCGGCCCCTGCAGATTTTGTAGAAACCATTCTCTCCCCAGTTTTCACCCCATGAGTTCTTGATAATCCAATATGGCTTCTCTTTCATCCGGACAGGAGCATAGCCAGCAGAGCCGTATCCCACCAATAACACCCCATGATCTAGCCTCTTTGAGCATATGTATGGGCAAGAAACTCCGCCTACATATGTCTGCATGAACACCGCATTGATGGCCACTGCATTTAAGCAAAAATCAAGATTTCAATCATTAGAATTCATTCTAGTAGAAACTTGGGCGCAGCCCatctaaatatcaaaataataataattataacagAAGTTACCATACCTGCCAGAGGACCATTTTTCACAAGATTAGCAGCAATTTGATCTTCATCAAGGGAGACGACACTGAAGTTGGATACTGATGCTGCAATCTTGCTCTTGTCAAATTTGCAGGTCCCACGATCAGTACCTGTGTAAGGATAGTCCTCCTCTCGCATTAGTCCACCAGCTTTAAGTGTGTACTCAAAGGCGCTATTCATCAACCCACCATTGCACCCAGAATCACAAGAATCCCGTTCCTCTGGATCACACTGCAGAATGACACAAGctttatttagaaaatgaatacagaagaagaaaggaataaCCCTCCctttttggcattgatgcagaaGAGTCGGCCCATAACGTTCAGAACACAAGTTTGAAAACAAGATAGAGCACAAGTTCAAAAACATGATAGAGTGGGGTTCATGAAATTTATGAGCGCCTCATTCCTCATTCTATTCAATATATgtatacacagatgaacatctAAAGAGATTGTGTAGGATGGCAGGTTTAATGGATCAAATTCAAGTTCTTGTGTAAGTTAATCAATGAACCCCAAATATTTATATGCAACAAAGCAAACTTGACACTTTTTATGGGAAGGCAGCACCATGATTGTTTTATATCATAGTGATAACAACAGCAGTATGACCAAATCCAGGACGAACCTTCCACCATGCATAATCAAGACCTCAAAAGACCATTAACATTTTACAATCCGTCACTCCTGAATACATCATTGTGTACTTCAGAAGCACCCATAACCCAATAAATCTAGCTGAGATAATGCTAGATTCAGAAATGCAAATGAGAGGCTTCAAATGCTAAATTTTTTTCTCGCAATTTCAGCAACGCGCAATGCCAAGATATTTACGAATGCGTAATCAACACAATCCTATTATGCAAGACACCACACCATCTAAATTAATTCTGTAAGAATCgcaacacacacacatacatgcaGATATCAACCACATAGCGATAAAACACCCACACCTAAAATACACAAACGCGCATTAAAGTCTGCTTGATAAATGGCATAAACTAATCGAAATAAAAattgacatgaaacatcaagcATACCGCAGaaactggaaagaaaaaaaaaatgagagggaGAACCAAACCTCGTGATCGCAATCCACAAGCTGTTGCTCGCTGAGACTATCAAGCTTCCCTGTGGCAAGGAAGTTAGCACCTTCCAAGGCCCCAGTTGTGCTAAAGCTCCAGCATGATCCGCACGAACCCTGTTTCCCACAAGGCCACaaccatcaaaataaattaattaattatcagtAATTGATTCACAATCAAAGTCAACACAAATAATAGTCCATAAACTAAACACAAATCGGCTTAAAAATGTAAACTTAGAAAGAAGAATCGAATACAAACATTTCCACACACAGATAAAACGCTAAAAACATGTCAAAAGCTTAAAAACTCAAAAGagtacaatttgtttttttaataatcagaGTAAGAATACACATCTGATTATTAGTATCTTAGAAACTTAATAgcttgaaaaataattataataaaaataaactcctttaataaaaaatgaatacgaataatatctaaaatggctgtgaattaaaaaagaaaacaagaccTGATTTTTGACGGCGGTTACAGCTCCATGATCTCTCCAATCAAAATCGGTAGGAAGATCTTCGGTCGGCAAAATCGGAGCGTTTTTGGCATCGGAGGGCAGCCTGAGGCGACTCCTGAGACCCAAGAAAGCCCTCCGGAACTCGGACGGGGTCAAGTCGGAGAACTGAGTCACGCCGTGAGTCGCCGACGGGTCCAGACTCTGGTGGCGATGCGCGCGGCGCAGGTTGGCACGGAACACCTTAAACCTGCGGTCATGCTCCTCCTGTGACTCGTACGACTTTCCGAACCTCCGCTTGAAGAGCTCGAAGTGGTGCTCCGCACCCAGCCGCGGGTTGTTGAGGTTCTCCGAGCCGTCGACGACCTGCCGTATGAAGGTTTCGGATTCAGAGGCGCTAAAGACAACATCCTCCACCAACGTCGTCGCAGCCGCCGCGACGACGACgaacaagaagaagagagagaagagagagaaacgagGATCCATCGGCTCAGAGAGAAGTATGGGCTGTACAAGCCATAGGATGCTCTTTTATAAGCTAAAGGGTCCACGAAAGGGGGCAATTTCCCGTAATGCTTTCCAAAAAAAGAATAGATCTCCACTGCTAGAAAGTCGGAGCCCACCTTAAGTAACGGTTAAGATCAATTCATTTGTTACCTGCGTTGTAGACGAGAAACCCACTCTGTCGTGTAACGGGAATGCGGTTTGCTTAATCAGGAGGTAAAGATGTGGGAAAGCAATAAAAAGAGGACAGGTGGCGGGGTGTTGGGGTTGAATGGTAGTTGCTTCTCTCACTCAGGTTTGGttgtttattactttttttttttttgaattgggTCACGTGCTTTGTTAGGTTACTCGTAGAGCAAGTGGAGGGGAGGGGACGGGAGGTTGGGCTCTCTGGCGATTTTGCTTGCTGAGATTCCCGAAAAGGTTGAATGGCAGTTGGGTCAGGAACAAGTTGTTTCACTATTCTAGTCTTCTTCTGCTTTTTtctattcatttattatctgttgtcactatttttattttttatttctattattagCCTCTGATATCACCTGAgttatgtaatactaatattctaatataagatgataaataagcaaattaataataatattgaagaagtattattataaagagattttataaaaataaattcataaattaatatatttttatatgattttttatatttattttataataaaaataaatttaaaattaaacatattgTATCTATCAAAATACgttagtttaattttataaatttttttattttactaaaatatttttctaatattattttgaagttttaaCAGAATTTATGATGTGTTGGGCTTTGTATAGGCCATTAAAAACTTTGGGCCTCGAAAATACAAGTCCTATGATTTTTGGGCTTTAGGCCTCAGTTCAACAACTTCGGTTTTAGGTTTTGAAGACTTGGAGTGATGCCTTTCTAGAAGTGGAATCCGGTTCAtctttttatttagagaaatactttttacagtcggcaaatgcagtcggtGTATAGTCGtggaaaaaaaagtgaattaatacaggacctacatgaaaaaaaaattatttttttaacttttttttattcatgtaagttttcctgaatataaaaaaaaataatttttttttatttattttgtatagtcGACTGTACGCCGACTACATTTACCCACTATATCTAGCAAAgccgttttatttatttatttggtaaGACCTGAACCGACGGGCCTTCACGTGACTTTGATGGAGCTAACATTAAAGGAAAATGTTATGTTTATTGTTGGTTCTACCGCTGGAGTTTACCCCCGtgcttttttatatttttttattattattatgttttacttaatgattaagtaagtattttttaataatattataaaattttttaaatatttaaatatattaaaaatatatatatttaaaaaaaaaaaaaaaaaaaaggaggatcTCAAATGCACGAGCGGCCCCAGCGGCCACTCGGGAGCTCCCAACGTTAAAAGATGCGATGGATCATCTCGGGCGGGTTTCACCTATAGAAGAGTCAAGAGCTGCAGTTGTCGGCACTTGATTAACTCATAAATGACAGGCACATTGACAAATGATACTTTTTGAATATGAACTCGATCAAGCTTTATATTCTAACTTTAGGACTTAATGGATGTGctaatcttataaaaaattagacACGCGCgggcttataatattttaatatcctATAACTAAAATGTTTGGATATTACGAAATATTTATGTTCTgtctatctttattttaaattgtattcgataataattaaaaataaaaaagatgtaGTCCTCAAAATCTATTcctcttttactttctttttttttttcatttttttctattatattatatttatttcacaATGGATCTCATATTTTATCTACATTTCTCGTATACAATATGCTAAAATTTCACAATCTAAACtacaaatcattttcctaaaCTCATGATTTCCCTTTTGAATTAGACCATCTGGGCAATTGATTGAATCATAGACAAGACACATCCTAAGATTTTAGCACCATAACCCAAATCTTCTATCCAACATACACACAACTATGCAACATCCGCTTTTAACTATAGTCAAACATAGGAAACCCGTCGAAACAGAACTATACGTACAATTTCCAGACCGTAAAGCTGTTCAAGAATCAAAGTTAAAACTCCGGACTCCAAAGTCAGCTTTTACATAAAATCGTCGTCGTCGGCTGAAGCCTGAAAAGTTAAGTATTTctacaatttattaattatgttcttaatttattaataaatcttAATCCAATGCTTCTCCGTTTAAAACTAGGcgctttttgtttgtttgttaatgtttATTTAAATTCCAGGACAACTGGTTGGGGAAACCGCATCGTTAGCGCCCTGAATTCTGTATATTCGTAAGGAGCTCTGAATATTCGGTGCATTTTCCAGGTAAGTAGGAAACTGAGTGTAGTCGTTTTATATATGACGAAGAGGAAGGAGGGTCTTGGCTCTTGAGCTGAAAGGGGTCCCCGTGGGTTAGACAGTGTTAAGGATAAGGAGTCAGATCGTGATAAGTCCATCCGAGTTTAGAAGACTGGCTTAATTagactttgttttgttttccactAATGATTCTGTTGTACAAACTCTTCCTCTATTAATACTACATGCTGCACGTTGTTTTGTGTGGTTAATTTTTTCATCAACAGTCAGGAGCTTGACTTGGGTTGTTCGGGAGAAGGTCGCTCAAGAATCAAGATGGGTCTgcggttttcttcttcttcttgggtAGCAATTATCTTGGTTTTGAATGTGGTGGTGATGTGTAATGGCGGGAAGACCAGCAGTTTTGTGAGGAAAGTTGAGAAGACTGTGGATATGCCTCTTGATAGCGATGTCTTTCAAATTCCTTCTGGCTATAATGCACCTCAACAAGTACCTTTCTCCCTCCTTCccccttttttgttcttctcctttaattttcttacacatgagaccaattcttgaagttttatggtttttgggttttatttcgTTGTCTGATATGTGGGCGTTTGTGAATTAAGGTTCACATAACACAGGGAGACCATATGGGGAAGGCAGTCATAGTTTCATGGGTGACTGTGGATGAACCGGGTTCCAGTACAGTGATTTATTGGAGTGAAAACAGCAAGGAAAAGAAACAGGCCGAAGGCAAAGTTCATACTTATAAGTTCTACAATTACACTTCTGGTTTCATTCATCACACTACCATCAGAAACTTGAAGGTGACTGAAATATTTCACACAACTGTTTAGTCTGTTTCAGTAGACTGCTCTGACACTATTCCTCTGTTCCTGTTCTGCCTCTGTTTATGTAGactgtattgatatatttttcttaatctttatTGGGGCAGTTTAACACCAAATATCAATACGTGGTCGGGATTGGGCACACTCCTCGGCAGTTTTGGTTTATAACTCCCCCTGAAGTTGGCCCTGATGTGCCTTATACCTTTGGTCTAATTGGTAAGTATTCTGCATCAAATCTGCAAAAGGAGTTCGCCAAATCCACATGAGACAGTATTCAAAATAATGattatcatttgttttttatatacttttaaaaataaaaataaaaataaataaaaggaaagagtATTAGTTGCATGGGTCTTAAGGGATTCAGTGATGTACTTATATCAGCAATAATGCTATGTgttcatttttatatttgtttttaccTATTATAACTTGATTTATGCCTTTTCGAACTAATGGGTGTCATTTGTAGGGGATCTTGGTCAGAGTTTTGATTCAAACAGGACGCTTACTCATTATGAGTTAAACCCACAGAAAGGGAAAACGGTGTTGTTTGTTGGGGACCTCTCTTATGCAGACAACTATCCAAATCATGACAATGTTAGATGGGATACATGGGGAAGGTTCGTCGAGAGAAGTGTTGCTTATCAACCATGGATATGGACTGCAGGGAATCACGAGTTAGATTTCGCCCCTGAAATCGTAAGAATCTCTTGGAACGTTTCCTTGTTTGGTAGAAAATTAAGTCTATAATTAAGCATAATATCACGTGTTCTGTAATTCTAAGTACCAACATCTGCTTTCACATTAGGGACTACTTTTTGTCTTGTCGTTGTAATTTATAGTAGTGGTTCATTCCTCCCTATTGAGCTAAAGTTGAGCTCTTTTCTCATGTGCATCCAAGGGCTACTTCTCAATGCCTTGACAGGCCACTGCGTCATATTGCTTTACAAGATAAGACTAAGCTGCGATTACCTTCACTATTCCCTTTGGATTCTGATAATGCAAATACTTCTTATGGCAAAACTCCCCCTTTACTTACCTGAGAAAAGACAATTTCCCTTTGAACTATCCGTCGTATACAATGACAAGAGGTCTTAACATGGCAAAGATAACATAATATGTCATTCAACCAGGCTGCCATTAACATTACTTTCCTTTTACAGTTCTACTCTTCTTTGATATGATTTTGACTCACAATTTTTGCATTTCTGGATATAATTTTCTAAGTTTCTGAACTTTGATTGCAGGGTGAAACAAAACCTTTTAAGCCTTACACTCGCCGTTATCATGTGCCTTATAAACCTTCAAAGAGTACTGCTCCCTTTTGGTATTCAATCAAGAGAGCTTCAGCTTACATCATAGTGTTGTCTTCATATTCAGCATATGGTAAGCATGCATTTGTGTTGCATGATATATTGATCTGAACAGTGTCATGAACACAGACATGTACAAACTAGCAACTTGAGGTTTCATCTTTTTTTAGCGGTTTTGATGTCTGTTAAGTAACATGGTAATTGCAAGAGTTTATAATGCATACTGGGTAAGACAATCCAGTAAAGGTGGGTGATTTGGATACTCCTTACTTTTGGTAGGATCTGGATTCTCTAAGATCTCTACGATAAACATTAATGTGAGAATATCCCTACCCTTGAATTTGAGAACAATGGTAGGGATTTAAAGAAATCCACCTGAAAGATAGACTTGGAAGTCTGGAGGATCTTAATCCCTTTTGGTAAAGATCAATTCCTTTGTTTTTCAATAAGTACCACTCCAGTTCTTCGATCACACCTGCCTACCATCTTATACTgtttaaatctattaaaataatcctcatttcttttattcttataCAGTAAACACAATCTATCCGTATATGTGAGGTTGCTACTACAATGTTGTGTTTAGTGTCAGTGCATTGATGATGGCATatgtttatgtattttcatTAACTGATGTCAACTAAGCTTAAGTAGATTAATTTTTGCcaagcaaaaagaaagaaagaaagaatagcttatctttacttttttttcccaGGTAAATATACGCCTCAATACCAATGGCTCGAAGAGGAACTACCGAAAGTTAATAGGGCCAAGACACCTTGGCTGATTGTTCTTATGCATTCCCCTTGGTATAATAGCTATAACTATCATTATATGGAGGGGGAAACCATGAGAGTAATGTTTGAGGCCTGGTTTGTGAAGTACAAAGTTGATGTGGTATTTGCTGGTCATGTTCATGCTTATGAGCGATCTGTAAGTCCTCCTTGCCTTTTAGAAGTTTTTGAAGTATGAGTTTTGACTGTGGTGTAACTTGTCTTTAAttaatttcctctttttcctgGAAATCTGTGTTAgagaaagattttaaaatttagcaGCATTGCTAAACCCtgcgtcccaaaatatataaataatcaggTTGCAAACAAAAAATGTTTGGATGGGAGAAACAAAATATGCTCAAACTGCAGTCTGTAATCTTCATCTTCTATCTacccttataattttttttttcttttttttttcctaatgatGCTCCACACTGACAATCTTGCATGTTCATAAAGCAGACACAAATCCAGACCATTTgatgtcaatatatatataactatctATTCTCTGGCAACTGAGACTTCCTTCCTTCTGATGTTGATTGAcaactaacatatatatatatatcacaggAACGTGTATCCAACATTGCCTACAATGTCATAAATGGTATTTGCACACCGGTAAAAGATCAATCAGCGCCTGTATACATAACCATTGGTGATGGAGGGAACCTCGAAGGCTTAGCAACCAGGTAAGACTATTCATTAATGGAGTATAGAGATGAACTCAAAGTGCTATTTGGTTTCCTGTTTCTCGGCATCATTTAATTTATGCTTTCTTCTCTGGTGCAGCATGACCGAACCACAGCCAGAGTACTCAGCTTATCGGGAGGCAAGCTTTGGTCATGCCACTTTTGATATCAAGAACCGAACCCATGCTTACTACAGTTGGCACCGCAATCATGATGGATATGCAGTGGAAGCAGATTCCATGTGGTTTTTCAACAGATACTGGCGTCCAGTTGATGATTCCACAAACTCCCAATCATGATGATATTAAAATCTGTCTTATGCTCTTTGAAATgagaaaatctatttaaaaaccttattttttatatactagCATACTATTGATCTGGAAGCTTTCCACATCAATTATGCCAAAAAACGATTGGTGTtctgatttttttaagttataatggGTCCCACTATAAGTGATATGTTAACACATCAGTTTATGTGTAACAAAACTCCTTTGAAATAAATGATCTTTTGTAGTTCATTTTGGGCGGAAAAAAGCTCTCATAccaatttcaatattttcttcaaCCCTAATGTGCTCCACCTCCCTGTACGCACTTGGGTATTTTGTTTTCAAACTCATCTTTTCAAGCTATCTTCTCCTGCTGTGTAAATTGGGTGTGTAATTGGAATGTTGGGATTGGACTCCCCAGCTTCAAATGCCTTTCCACATGCGCCTATATGTAGATCATTGATGTAAAACTAGAATAAAAGACAACAGCAAATGAAACCTACATCAACTAATCAAGTTTTAAGGTGGCAAAAGGCATTACCAATGTTGTTACCAAAAAGCATTCCccgtgtaacagcccgctagaaattcaattgtgaaatttctattaactttaggaacctcgtgaaaaccccataaattttcacgaatctattaatcgtatagatttttgtctaactatatagttagtgttattatttactatggtatcagaagtgtgtttttgattattggagatagttagaagtgtcaaaatgtattatggtttgtgccattagattcggagggttatttaaagtcttatggcgcaataactttttttcatattttcggacaaaacgtctgttcaaaactgtagatattattggataaaaagaaatatcttgagataattttcatgaatattattgggtaaaaatattttgagttgatttttatagatatattagataaaaatatcttaagttgattttttgtagatactattggatagaatattataagataatcttttatagatattttgggtaggagaaaactacactcaactctcaactccagtctcatctcttccatatctcatccataagtatctccagccacctctccccacgaaattattttcatttatacttttcattaaaagaatatcaaatactctctctcggacagcttttaggagttcttttgcatgtccatttcgaagcttttgtaagtgttttatcataaagtcttcttcatataagttgttccttttttagtctcgtttacatggatatattatttaccccatttgaagatcatttggtcagtcaaatattatataaactatagaatggtcattctgggagataaactggacaatatgttatagtttggagtttttgaccaagctaatggatagatattggttcgaaatttttatggagtattgttaacatgtatatgtgactattggttgaggatttttgcataattaaaggttttgatgaaagattttcttagatttagaaacttagaaactggaagaagaaaaacagtttctgttttgagaaagtttaactctttggtggtctaaatctattccaatgactttaataattttattggaggatcctaagcatcttatatacatgttatattattattttgaagatatttgatgttagtttcaaagatatgaaattttatgcaaagagatattcagataagccaaagtgtggatattcttggctaaatttatgttttggttaatttctaaccatgtgatcttgaattagaaacttatatatgttttaggacatctttttaaaccatgtgatggtttggtttgaagatcatatatttataagtcatagatcaagagatttatcaaaactagttgaggaaaaagtttctatatttggactaagtgtaaaaccaaaaactccaaatgttattttgtgattttgatgactttagtttaatgatttaaagcatggttgatgttaggatgatattatgaatatgttagaagtaagatttgatttttaaaattcttggagatgttttgatttaatgtcaaaacttgtgattcaagtgcttggatcttttcacaaaaaagtttggtgttgattattagttttttctaaatagatgttttaagtatggttttgaacttatgattggaagatgtttgttgcaaaattttggtttaagcatgagttttgaagttggaaggaattgcaacaaaaatcaagggaaatggcctatggatgtttcggccatagtgtgtttttcatagttatgttttgttttaaatttttctaagttgatatttaagtttaggacaaaatttatatgaggaatgtaaattttgaaaacttttgg from Carya illinoinensis cultivar Pawnee chromosome 6, C.illinoinensisPawnee_v1, whole genome shotgun sequence includes:
- the LOC122313269 gene encoding cysteine protease RD19A-like is translated as MDPRFSLFSLFFLFVVVAAAATTLVEDVVFSASESETFIRQVVDGSENLNNPRLGAEHHFELFKRRFGKSYESQEEHDRRFKVFRANLRRAHRHQSLDPSATHGVTQFSDLTPSEFRRAFLGLRSRLRLPSDAKNAPILPTEDLPTDFDWRDHGAVTAVKNQGSCGSCWSFSTTGALEGANFLATGKLDSLSEQQLVDCDHECDPEERDSCDSGCNGGLMNSAFEYTLKAGGLMREEDYPYTGTDRGTCKFDKSKIAASVSNFSVVSLDEDQIAANLVKNGPLAVAINAVFMQTYVGGVSCPYICSKRLDHGVLLVGYGSAGYAPVRMKEKPYWIIKNSWGENWGENGFYKICRGRNICGVDSMVSTVAAVQTATSQ
- the LOC122313268 gene encoding purple acid phosphatase, whose translation is MGLRFSSSSWVAIILVLNVVVMCNGGKTSSFVRKVEKTVDMPLDSDVFQIPSGYNAPQQVHITQGDHMGKAVIVSWVTVDEPGSSTVIYWSENSKEKKQAEGKVHTYKFYNYTSGFIHHTTIRNLKFNTKYQYVVGIGHTPRQFWFITPPEVGPDVPYTFGLIGDLGQSFDSNRTLTHYELNPQKGKTVLFVGDLSYADNYPNHDNVRWDTWGRFVERSVAYQPWIWTAGNHELDFAPEIGETKPFKPYTRRYHVPYKPSKSTAPFWYSIKRASAYIIVLSSYSAYGKYTPQYQWLEEELPKVNRAKTPWLIVLMHSPWYNSYNYHYMEGETMRVMFEAWFVKYKVDVVFAGHVHAYERSERVSNIAYNVINGICTPVKDQSAPVYITIGDGGNLEGLATSMTEPQPEYSAYREASFGHATFDIKNRTHAYYSWHRNHDGYAVEADSMWFFNRYWRPVDDSTNSQS